TGCGCACAACCAAGTCAATAGCTTTGCAATGATCTGTAACATAAAGCCAATCCCGTACATTACTACCATCTCCATAGACAGGAAGCTTCTTCCCTTCAAGAATATTCTTAATAATCAAAGGCACTAACTTTTCAGGGAAGTGGTACGGGCCATAATTGTTAGAGCAACGCGTTATGGAAACCGGCATTTTATAAGTATCATGATATGCCATTACTACCATATCCGCACTTGTTTTCGCAGCACTATAAGGGCTATGCGGACACAAAGGCGTTTCTTCAGTAAAAAAACCTTCAGCACCCAAAGAACCATACACTTCATCTGTTGAAACCTGGTGATAACGCACCCCTTTACGCCAAGCAGGATATCCCAACTCATCTTTACCCGTAACCCATGCTCTACGAGCAGCATCTAACAAGTTCTGTGTACCGAGGATATTAGTGGTAAGAAATAGTTGCGGATTATCAATACTCCGGTCAACATGAGTCTCTGCGGCAAAGTTCACCACATAGTCAAACTTATACTCTGCAAAAAGTCGATCAGCCAACGCACGGTCGCAAATATCACCTTTCACAAAAAAGCAGCGTTCGCTATCAATATCAGAAGCGATAGTTCCCAAATTACCCGCATACGTCAATGCATCAAGTACCACCACCTTAATATCTGAATGTTGAGAAAGAATATACTTCAGATAATTTGCCCCAATAAATCCGGCAGCACCAGTCACGAGATAAGTTTTCATGATTTTTCTATTGAATTATAAATTTTGTTTGTTTAAAAAAGCCTTCATTAAGGCTTGGATGTAAGTTCTATTAAATACTTACCATATTCTGTTTTTTCTAATTTTTTTCCTAACACCAATAATTGCTCTGAAGAAATCCATCCATTACGCCAAGCTATTTCCTCTATGCAGCTAACATAAAAGCCCTGTCGGTTCTGAATGGTAGCTACAAAATTAGAGGCTTCAAGCAAACTGTCACAATTACCTGTATCCAACCAAGCAAACCCCCTACCAAAAAGCTCAACGGTTAAGTTTCCTTCTTCCAAATATAATCGATTTAAATCAGTAATTTCATATTCGCCACGTGCAGAAGGTTTAAGAGAAGCAGCCTTTTGAGTAACTGTAGCATCATAGAAATAAAGCCCCGGCACAGCATAATTACTTTTAGGTTGAGTGGGTTTCTCTTCCAAAGAAAGCACTCTGCCATCTTTGTCAAATTCCACAACACCATATGCTCTCGGATCTTTCACATAATATCCAAAGATGCAAGCACCTCCTTTAATAGAGGCAGCTCTACGCAACATGCTCGAAAATCCTTGTCCGTAAAACATATTATCTCCCAGTATCAGGCAAGCAGGTTCCCCCGCTAGGAAGTCAGCACCTAAAACAAAAGCTTGAGCTAAACCATTAGGATTTTCTTGAACCTTATAACTAAAAGACATCCCAAGATCTTCTCCATTTCCTAATAAATCACGAAAGACCGGTAAATCTCTAGGAGTTGAAATAATTAACACTTCACGAATACCGGCAAGCATCAAAGTAGAAAGCGGATAGTAAATCATCGGCTTGTCATATACCGGCATAATTTGCTTTGAGATAGCTTTTGATAGAGGATAAAGGCGTGTAGCACTACCTCCAGCTAGAATAATTCCTTTCATAAATCATGTTTTCTTGCTACAAAGAACGCAAAGATATTTGATGTGACAAAATAAAAAAGAGCATATTATTCAACATCCCAAAATCATTTAGCCTGCAAGTTCTATCACTTCCAGATC
This is a stretch of genomic DNA from uncultured Bacteroides sp.. It encodes these proteins:
- the rfbB gene encoding dTDP-glucose 4,6-dehydratase translates to MKTYLVTGAAGFIGANYLKYILSQHSDIKVVVLDALTYAGNLGTIASDIDSERCFFVKGDICDRALADRLFAEYKFDYVVNFAAETHVDRSIDNPQLFLTTNILGTQNLLDAARRAWVTGKDELGYPAWRKGVRYHQVSTDEVYGSLGAEGFFTEETPLCPHSPYSAAKTSADMVVMAYHDTYKMPVSITRCSNNYGPYHFPEKLVPLIIKNILEGKKLPVYGDGSNVRDWLYVTDHCKAIDLVVRKGKEGEVYNVGGHNEKTNIDIVKLTIATIHRLMVEHPEYRTVLKRKEKDANGDISVDWINEELITFVKDRLGHDQRYAIDPAKITEALGWYPETSFEVGIVKTIEWYLANQDWVEEVTSGDYQKYYEKMYGSR
- the rfbA gene encoding glucose-1-phosphate thymidylyltransferase RfbA, with amino-acid sequence MKGIILAGGSATRLYPLSKAISKQIMPVYDKPMIYYPLSTLMLAGIREVLIISTPRDLPVFRDLLGNGEDLGMSFSYKVQENPNGLAQAFVLGADFLAGEPACLILGDNMFYGQGFSSMLRRAASIKGGACIFGYYVKDPRAYGVVEFDKDGRVLSLEEKPTQPKSNYAVPGLYFYDATVTQKAASLKPSARGEYEITDLNRLYLEEGNLTVELFGRGFAWLDTGNCDSLLEASNFVATIQNRQGFYVSCIEEIAWRNGWISSEQLLVLGKKLEKTEYGKYLIELTSKP